Proteins encoded together in one Psychrobacter sanguinis window:
- a CDS encoding 4-phosphoerythronate dehydrogenase, translating to MLTILADSNIAHLHDYFNERILQQTINVIAVAGRDIDAAMIAEYQPDALLIRSVTQVNAELLKDNDSVKYVGSATIGTDHVDQDYLRERGIYFSNAAGCSKHSVAQYVLTAIFNLRPQYWLSDNSGISDSQAVSVRLGIIGLGNIGSTLAGYAADLGWKVLGYDPLLPASDINNASFEQVLTQSDVISLHVPLTEVEDSDYPTYHLIDKQALTKIPNTTILINSARGPVISEADLLLDFDNNPQRQVVLDVFEHEPVVTAGLLNKLSIATPHIAGYTLEGKLRGTQIIFDEFLNVFGPQGLGEVAVEAVYLMDELLPENPYRWQQLKQAPEQLPKFYDIEADGALLRESVDNEAHAVLGPDFDALRKNYALRREWLFQ from the coding sequence ATGCTCACTATACTTGCGGATAGTAATATTGCCCATTTACACGATTATTTTAATGAACGGATTTTACAGCAGACTATTAACGTCATTGCCGTGGCAGGACGTGATATTGATGCTGCGATGATCGCTGAGTATCAGCCGGATGCCTTATTAATTCGTTCAGTTACTCAGGTTAATGCTGAGCTTTTAAAAGATAATGACAGCGTAAAATACGTAGGCTCTGCCACTATTGGGACTGATCATGTTGACCAAGACTATTTACGTGAGCGAGGCATTTATTTTTCGAATGCCGCGGGTTGCAGTAAACACTCGGTAGCGCAGTATGTGTTGACCGCTATTTTCAATCTCCGCCCGCAGTATTGGCTCTCTGATAACTCCGGCATAAGTGACAGCCAAGCCGTGTCCGTTAGGTTGGGTATTATCGGTTTAGGCAACATAGGCAGTACCTTAGCGGGCTATGCGGCAGACCTTGGTTGGAAAGTACTCGGCTATGACCCTTTATTGCCAGCGTCTGATATTAATAATGCTAGCTTTGAACAAGTATTGACCCAAAGTGATGTCATTAGCCTGCATGTGCCGCTAACTGAAGTTGAAGATAGCGACTATCCGACCTATCACTTGATAGATAAACAAGCACTGACAAAAATACCTAATACCACGATATTAATCAATTCAGCGCGTGGGCCGGTGATTAGCGAAGCAGATTTACTGCTTGATTTTGATAACAACCCTCAGCGCCAAGTGGTATTAGATGTGTTTGAGCATGAGCCGGTTGTCACCGCTGGGCTGCTTAATAAGTTGTCCATTGCCACACCGCATATTGCTGGCTACACACTTGAGGGTAAACTGCGTGGCACCCAAATAATTTTTGATGAGTTTTTGAATGTCTTTGGACCTCAAGGCTTGGGAGAGGTCGCCGTAGAGGCTGTATATTTGATGGATGAGCTGTTACCAGAGAATCCGTATCGCTGGCAGCAGTTAAAACAGGCGCCTGAGCAGTTGCCTAAATTTTATGATATTGAAGCTGATGGTGCCTTGTTAAGAGAAAGTGTTGATAATGAAGCTCATGCCGTTCTGGGTCCTGACTTCGATGCATTACGCAAAAATTATGCCTTGCGCCGTGAGTGGCTGTTTCAATAG